The Labrus mixtus chromosome 16, fLabMix1.1, whole genome shotgun sequence genome window below encodes:
- the LOC132991657 gene encoding tetranectin-like gives MHPHWSSVILKVHIMEFKGVCALLGVLVLVNYSFQQNPLKKKPLKKEATKDPAIEELQKQIEAIVQELNLLKEQQALQTVCLKGTKIHGKCYLADPLRKRYHTASEDCNAMGGVLGTPTSSDVNDQLRDYIRQSIGPDEQIWLGVNDMVTEGTWMDTSGFSISYQNWDTSNYQSRQPDGGMSHNCAVLSVASNGKWSDENCRDEKPSVCQFNIV, from the exons ATGCATCCACACTGGAGCAGCGTCATTCTTAAAGTTCACATCATGGAGTTCAAAGGAGTGTGTGCGCTGCTGGGAGTGTTGGTACTGGTGAACTACTCGTTTCAGCAGAATCCACTGAAGAAGAAGCCACTGAAAAAAG AAGCAACAAAGGATCCTGCCATTGAGGAGCTACAGAAACAGATCGAAGCCATCGTCCAGGAGCTCAACCTCCTGAAGGAACAACAAGCCCTGCAGACAG TCTGTTTGAAAGGCACAAAGATCCATGGCAAGTGTTACTTGGCTGACCCTCTGAGAAAACGCTATCACACTGCCAGTGAGGACTGCAACGCCATGGGCGGTGTCCTTGGCACGCCCACATCCAGCGATGTGAATGACCAGCTCAGAGATTACATCCGCCAGAGCATCGGCCCTGATGAGCAGATCTGGCTGGGCGTCAACGACATGGTGACCGAGGGCACCTGGATGGATACGTCTGGCTTCAGCATTTCATACCAAAACTGGGACACGTCCAACTACCAGTCCCGTCAGCCAGATGGTGGGATGTCCCATAACTGTGCTGTCCTGTCTGTGGCCTCCAATGGGAAGTGGTCTGACGAGAACTGTCGTGACGAGAAGCCCTCTGTTTGCCAGTTCAACATTGTTTGA